Proteins encoded within one genomic window of Cryptosporangium minutisporangium:
- a CDS encoding hydantoinase B/oxoprolinase family protein: MEGTLAAIELEVETAIVLEIVEGTLAAIELEVETAIGRTARSPMIRDAHDFRAGIHDRKLRKLTGRSYSALVQPVARDYPLSTMRPGDVFFHNDVYLSEGGIGHLPDLCVTVPVFHDDEVVAFVQAFGHHDDIGGAVPGSMPSAATSVFEEGLMVPPIRLWDAGVPNEAALKIMTRNSRMPDSLAADLDAECSACLMGARRLGELFARYGRETVEACFDTILANTTRVFQQELLSKIPDGTYVWEDYAEHDGVDEPKLHAQRITLTKVSAGDGVTDGRLILDFTGTSPQAKGPINHCANYSDGNFLAKWLAPILRNLADSPERMAELDVNEGVVPLIEMKFPPPGTLLTPIFPAPTNARTFVILRLLGVLAGVVAKAVDGKMPADQETIRYTGVYGTDAEGQPYLMREVLGGGSGGRYYADGEDTIHVVPDSRNIPVEFAEARWPFVVESLGLAVDSGGAGRYRGGLGYEKHIRMLRDASFMSIADRSLLACWGVRGGKAGRPFEVVIDPGGPNERVVDALADAEPVRAGEVIRIRTTGGGGWGNPLERPYDEVAQDLAWGKISAAGALSDYGVVVASDGSIDVAASDELRASRASGSEAFFDRGPGFPALAGGRTHADVDVL; this comes from the coding sequence GTGGAAGGAACGCTCGCCGCGATCGAGCTGGAGGTGGAGACGGCGATCGTCCTCGAAATCGTGGAAGGAACGCTCGCCGCGATCGAGCTGGAGGTGGAGACGGCGATCGGCCGCACCGCCCGCTCGCCGATGATCCGCGACGCGCACGACTTCCGCGCCGGCATCCACGACCGGAAGCTGCGCAAGCTCACCGGCCGGTCGTACTCCGCGCTGGTGCAGCCGGTCGCCCGGGACTACCCGCTTTCGACGATGAGGCCAGGGGACGTCTTCTTCCACAACGACGTCTACCTGTCCGAGGGCGGGATCGGGCACCTGCCGGACCTCTGCGTCACGGTTCCGGTCTTCCACGACGACGAGGTCGTCGCGTTCGTGCAGGCGTTCGGGCACCACGACGACATCGGCGGCGCCGTGCCCGGCTCGATGCCGTCGGCGGCGACGAGCGTCTTCGAAGAGGGCCTGATGGTCCCGCCGATCCGGCTCTGGGACGCGGGCGTGCCGAACGAGGCCGCGCTGAAGATCATGACCCGCAACTCGCGGATGCCCGACTCGCTCGCGGCCGACCTGGACGCCGAGTGCTCTGCCTGCTTGATGGGCGCGCGTCGGCTGGGGGAGCTGTTCGCCCGCTACGGACGCGAGACCGTCGAGGCCTGCTTCGACACGATCCTCGCGAACACCACCCGGGTGTTCCAGCAGGAGCTGCTCTCCAAGATCCCGGACGGCACCTACGTCTGGGAGGACTACGCCGAGCACGACGGCGTCGACGAGCCGAAGCTGCACGCCCAGCGGATCACTCTGACGAAGGTCTCGGCCGGCGACGGCGTGACCGACGGGCGGCTGATCCTCGACTTCACCGGGACGTCGCCGCAGGCCAAGGGCCCGATCAACCACTGTGCGAACTACTCGGACGGCAACTTCCTGGCGAAGTGGCTGGCGCCGATCCTGCGCAACCTCGCCGACTCCCCGGAGCGGATGGCCGAGCTCGACGTCAACGAGGGTGTCGTCCCGCTGATCGAGATGAAGTTCCCGCCGCCGGGGACACTACTGACGCCGATCTTCCCGGCACCGACGAACGCGCGGACGTTCGTCATCCTGCGCCTGCTGGGAGTGCTGGCCGGCGTCGTCGCGAAGGCGGTGGACGGGAAGATGCCGGCCGACCAGGAGACGATCCGCTACACGGGGGTCTACGGCACCGATGCCGAGGGCCAGCCGTACCTCATGCGTGAGGTGCTCGGCGGCGGCTCCGGCGGCCGGTACTACGCCGACGGCGAGGACACGATCCACGTCGTCCCGGACTCGCGGAACATCCCGGTGGAGTTCGCCGAGGCGCGGTGGCCGTTCGTGGTCGAGTCGCTCGGCCTCGCGGTGGACAGCGGTGGCGCCGGCCGTTACCGCGGTGGCCTGGGGTACGAGAAGCACATTCGGATGTTGCGGGACGCGTCGTTCATGTCCATCGCCGATCGCTCGTTGCTCGCCTGCTGGGGTGTGCGCGGCGGCAAGGCCGGGCGTCCGTTCGAGGTCGTGATCGACCCGGGTGGCCCGAACGAGCGGGTCGTGGACGCGCTGGCCGACGCGGAGCCGGTCCGGGCCGGTGAGGTGATCCGGATTCGGACGACCGGTGGTGGCGGCTGGGGCAACCCGCTGGAGCGGCCCTACGACGAGGTCGCCCAGGACCTGGCCTGGGGCAAGATCTCGGCGGCCGGTGCGCTGTCCGATTACGGGGTCGTGGTTGCCTCCGACGGCTCGATCGACGTGGCGGCCTCCGACGAGCTGCGGGCCTCCCGGGCGTCCGGGTCGGAGGCGTTCTTCGACCGCGGTCCGGGCTTCCCGGCGCTGGCCGGCGGTCGCACCCACGCGGACGTGGACGTGCTGTGA
- a CDS encoding hydantoinase/oxoprolinase family protein: protein MARRLRIGIDTGGTFTDVVAIDEETGRLVTTKTPSTPSDPAEGFLDGVRKVLSLIGEDAEVTAFVHGTTVATNQLLEGKVGRLGFITTEGFGFLLEIARQSVPDGYGNSYFWVKPPRIVPADLVKTVGGRLDHTGAEIRPFDEGQAREVARWFRAEGVDTLGVCFLHAYADASHERKMRDILAEEHPGAVVSLSSDVLREYREYERAMTTLVDAAVKPRVGAYVRGIAERLPDGVPFYVMKSNGGVLSAEEVVHQPITTVLSGPAAGALGAALVAGAAGFDKVLTCDGGGTSTDVSVVLDGEPTLTTEGTVGAYPSKIPMIDVVTVGAGGGSVAWLSREGTLKVGPRSAGADPGPLCYGRGGTEPTVTDAHVVLGRIPPHLLGGEVPLDVEAARKGLQELGDALGLDLPAVAAGVLEISAWNQANALRQVTVKRGLDVRDFTLVTFGGSGSLLLCRLVDILGCASVLVPRDPGNLSAFGLLTVDVKNDYVQTLVSRHEALDVSRVADAYAALESQAAAALDGEGFSRDEQRYLRTADLRYYGQAFEVRVPVEGLDLDAARDAFHDAHEQTYGYSFRDKPEQQVEWVNLRVTGVGPIRRPELVELTPGPAPAPTGTREVCFDAGEGYRETPIYWRPDLRPGNTITGPAIVEEYGSTVPLHPGFTAEIDRFGNLIITKEAAA from the coding sequence ATGGCGCGACGTCTGCGGATCGGGATCGACACCGGCGGCACGTTCACCGATGTGGTCGCGATCGACGAGGAGACCGGTCGGCTCGTCACCACGAAGACCCCGTCCACCCCGTCGGACCCCGCCGAGGGTTTCCTCGACGGCGTCCGGAAGGTGCTCTCGTTGATCGGCGAGGACGCCGAGGTGACCGCGTTCGTGCACGGGACCACCGTCGCCACGAACCAGCTGCTCGAGGGCAAGGTCGGTCGACTGGGCTTCATCACCACCGAAGGCTTCGGCTTCCTGCTGGAGATCGCCAGGCAGAGCGTCCCGGACGGCTACGGCAACTCGTACTTCTGGGTCAAGCCGCCGCGCATCGTCCCCGCTGACCTGGTGAAAACCGTCGGTGGTCGCCTCGACCACACCGGCGCGGAGATCCGCCCGTTCGACGAGGGCCAGGCGCGTGAGGTTGCGCGGTGGTTCCGCGCCGAGGGCGTCGACACGCTCGGCGTCTGCTTCCTGCACGCCTACGCGGACGCCTCTCACGAGCGGAAGATGCGCGACATCCTCGCCGAGGAGCACCCGGGTGCGGTGGTATCGCTCTCCAGCGACGTGCTCCGGGAGTACCGCGAGTACGAGCGCGCGATGACGACACTGGTCGACGCCGCGGTCAAGCCCCGGGTCGGTGCGTACGTTCGCGGTATCGCGGAGCGCCTGCCGGACGGCGTCCCGTTCTACGTGATGAAGTCCAACGGCGGGGTGCTCTCGGCCGAGGAGGTCGTGCACCAGCCGATCACCACCGTGCTGTCCGGCCCGGCGGCGGGCGCGCTCGGCGCTGCGCTGGTCGCCGGCGCCGCCGGGTTCGACAAGGTGCTCACGTGTGACGGTGGGGGCACGTCCACCGACGTCAGCGTCGTGCTCGACGGCGAGCCGACGCTGACCACCGAAGGCACCGTCGGCGCGTACCCGTCCAAGATCCCGATGATCGACGTCGTGACCGTCGGCGCCGGTGGTGGCTCGGTAGCCTGGCTCTCCCGGGAGGGCACGCTCAAGGTCGGCCCCCGCTCGGCCGGCGCCGACCCCGGGCCGCTCTGTTACGGCCGCGGCGGCACCGAGCCCACCGTCACCGACGCGCACGTCGTCCTCGGCCGGATCCCTCCGCACCTGCTCGGCGGCGAGGTCCCGCTCGACGTCGAGGCCGCCCGTAAGGGGCTTCAGGAGCTCGGTGACGCGCTCGGGCTGGACCTGCCCGCGGTCGCGGCCGGCGTGCTGGAGATCTCCGCGTGGAACCAGGCCAACGCGCTCCGACAGGTGACGGTGAAGCGCGGCCTGGACGTCCGTGACTTCACGCTGGTGACGTTCGGCGGCTCCGGCTCGCTGCTGCTCTGCCGGCTGGTCGACATCCTCGGGTGCGCGTCGGTGCTGGTGCCGCGCGATCCGGGCAACCTCTCGGCGTTCGGCCTGCTGACCGTCGACGTGAAGAACGACTACGTGCAGACGCTGGTCTCCAGGCACGAGGCGCTCGACGTCTCCCGGGTGGCCGACGCGTACGCCGCGCTGGAGTCGCAGGCGGCGGCCGCCCTGGACGGCGAAGGGTTCTCCCGCGACGAGCAGCGGTACCTGCGCACCGCCGACCTGCGCTACTACGGTCAGGCGTTCGAGGTGCGGGTTCCGGTCGAGGGCCTCGATCTCGACGCGGCCAGGGACGCGTTCCACGATGCGCACGAACAGACCTACGGCTACAGCTTCCGGGACAAGCCCGAGCAGCAGGTGGAGTGGGTGAACCTGCGGGTCACCGGCGTCGGGCCGATCCGGCGTCCGGAGCTGGTCGAGCTGACGCCCGGCCCGGCGCCCGCGCCGACCGGAACGCGAGAGGTCTGCTTCGACGCCGGTGAGGGGTACCGGGAGACGCCGATCTACTGGCGTCCGGACCTGCGGCCGGGCAACACGATCACCGGCCCGGCGATCGTGGAGGAGTACGGCTCGACGGTGCCGCTCCACCCCGGCTTCACGGCGGAGATCGACCGCTTCGGCAACCTGATCATCACGAAGGAGGCCGCCGCGTGA
- a CDS encoding Mpo1-like protein has product MAPRFETFEQFWPYYVARHADAATRWAHLGGFGAGLLVAGLALRKRRSAAAIALLPAIRYAAAAAAHRLVEHNTVFTPPQELSLDQQLWFVRADARMWTMMLTGRDAELQLLADRWNTECAIDRRRSESPVDEQV; this is encoded by the coding sequence ATGGCACCGCGCTTCGAGACCTTCGAGCAGTTCTGGCCGTACTACGTGGCGCGGCACGCCGATGCCGCCACCCGCTGGGCCCATCTCGGCGGATTCGGCGCCGGCTTGCTGGTCGCCGGCCTGGCGCTGCGGAAACGTCGGTCCGCGGCCGCGATCGCGCTGCTGCCGGCGATCCGGTACGCCGCGGCCGCCGCCGCGCACCGGCTGGTCGAGCACAACACGGTCTTCACCCCGCCCCAGGAGCTCAGCCTCGACCAACAGCTCTGGTTCGTCCGGGCCGACGCGCGGATGTGGACGATGATGCTGACCGGCCGGGACGCCGAACTCCAGCTTCTCGCCGACCGCTGGAACACCGAATGCGCGATCGACCGTCGGAGAAGTGAGTCGCCGGTCGATGAACAGGTGTGA
- a CDS encoding NAD-dependent protein deacetylase — protein MTLTLAEAALGELTSLVRSGDVVVLSGAGISTESGIPDYRGPSGAFQRNHTPMTYQAFTRDQIARRRYWARSFLGWRMISAAAPNDGHRAVAQLESCGLVERVITQNVDGLHQAGGARDVVELHGSLDRVVCLDCGELSDRIELDDRLRAANPGFGTPVDPTTVNPDGDVDLPEEQLDGFAVVDCINCGGVLKPDVVFFGESVPKDRVADCQATVDRAGLLLVLGSSLTVYSGRRFVVQAAKAGTPVAIVNQGPTRGDDHACVRVDAPLGPTLAALAAAAQ, from the coding sequence GTGACGCTCACGCTCGCGGAAGCCGCCCTCGGAGAGTTGACGTCGCTGGTGCGATCCGGCGACGTCGTCGTGCTCAGCGGGGCCGGGATCTCCACCGAGTCGGGGATCCCGGATTACCGCGGTCCGTCCGGCGCGTTCCAGCGCAACCACACTCCGATGACCTACCAGGCGTTCACCCGCGACCAGATCGCGCGCCGCCGGTACTGGGCCCGGAGCTTCCTCGGTTGGCGGATGATCTCCGCCGCTGCCCCGAACGACGGCCACCGCGCGGTCGCGCAGCTCGAATCGTGCGGGCTGGTCGAGCGGGTGATCACCCAGAACGTCGACGGGCTGCATCAGGCCGGCGGGGCGCGGGACGTCGTCGAGCTGCACGGCTCGCTCGACCGGGTCGTCTGCCTGGACTGTGGCGAGCTGAGCGACCGCATCGAGCTGGACGATCGGCTCCGCGCGGCCAACCCGGGCTTCGGAACTCCCGTCGACCCGACCACGGTGAACCCCGACGGTGACGTCGACCTGCCGGAGGAGCAGCTCGACGGGTTCGCCGTCGTCGACTGCATCAACTGCGGCGGCGTCCTCAAGCCGGACGTCGTGTTCTTCGGGGAGAGCGTGCCGAAGGACCGGGTCGCCGACTGTCAGGCGACCGTGGACCGCGCTGGGCTCCTGCTCGTGCTGGGGAGCTCGTTGACCGTGTACTCCGGGCGGCGGTTCGTGGTGCAGGCGGCGAAGGCCGGGACGCCGGTGGCGATCGTCAACCAGGGCCCGACGCGCGGCGACGACCACGCGTGTGTCCGCGTCGACGCACCGCTCGGCCCTACGCTCGCGGCCCTCGCGGCGGCCGCGCAGTAG
- a CDS encoding nitroreductase family deazaflavin-dependent oxidoreductase, with protein sequence MPLTGEYEPSPSNWARQQAEKFEASNGAKANTLRGVPIILLTSVGAKTGKLRKTPLMRVEHEGEYAVVASKGGAPENPVWYYNLVKNPHVELQDGAVKKDYRAHEATGDERAVWWERSLAVWPDYAEYQKKTDRQIPVFVLTPIED encoded by the coding sequence ATGCCACTTACGGGTGAATACGAGCCGAGTCCGTCCAATTGGGCCCGCCAGCAGGCCGAGAAGTTCGAGGCCAGCAACGGCGCGAAAGCGAACACGCTGCGCGGAGTGCCGATCATCCTGCTCACCTCGGTCGGAGCGAAGACCGGGAAGCTGCGCAAGACGCCGCTGATGCGGGTGGAGCACGAGGGCGAGTACGCCGTCGTCGCGTCGAAGGGCGGCGCTCCGGAGAACCCCGTTTGGTACTACAACCTGGTCAAGAACCCGCACGTCGAGCTCCAGGACGGCGCGGTGAAGAAGGACTACCGGGCGCACGAGGCCACCGGCGACGAGCGCGCGGTCTGGTGGGAGCGGTCGCTGGCGGTGTGGCCCGACTACGCCGAGTACCAGAAGAAGACCGACCGCCAGATCCCGGTCTTCGTGCTCACCCCGATCGAGGACTGA
- a CDS encoding RNA polymerase sigma factor has product MSSEPEYTDRSAALLALYDRVLPDVYGYLRSRCGSATLAEDLTAETFLAAVVAVRSGRDLTPGWLVTVARNKLVDHWRREAREQRSLRLVEPPPEQDDPWDAQLDVLRARGVLERLGPHHRAALTLRYVDDLPVPEVARLLGRTLHATEALIVRARAAFRSAYEEGSSDD; this is encoded by the coding sequence GTGAGCAGCGAACCGGAGTACACCGACCGCAGCGCCGCGCTGCTGGCGCTGTACGACCGGGTGCTGCCCGACGTCTACGGATACCTGCGGTCCCGATGCGGGAGCGCGACGCTGGCCGAGGACCTCACCGCCGAGACGTTCCTCGCAGCGGTCGTCGCGGTGCGGAGCGGCCGCGATCTGACTCCGGGCTGGCTGGTGACCGTCGCCAGGAACAAGCTGGTCGACCACTGGCGACGCGAGGCGCGTGAGCAGCGCTCCCTGCGTCTCGTCGAGCCACCACCCGAGCAGGACGATCCGTGGGACGCCCAGCTCGACGTCCTGCGGGCCCGGGGTGTTCTCGAGCGGCTCGGGCCGCATCACCGTGCTGCGCTCACGTTGCGGTACGTCGACGATCTGCCGGTGCCGGAGGTGGCCCGGCTACTGGGCCGGACCCTGCACGCGACCGAGGCCCTGATCGTGCGGGCGCGGGCCGCGTTCCGGAGCGCGTACGAGGAGGGCAGCAGCGATGACTGA
- a CDS encoding YciI family protein, with the protein MKFLQMVKSRENQGNPPQALFDAMGKYMEEFAATGRLVSTGGLLPTSAGATVRASGGQIIVSDGPFAEATEVIGGYAIVEYDSLEDAVAGAKDFIQLHVDHWPGWEGESEIRQIADF; encoded by the coding sequence ATGAAGTTCCTGCAGATGGTGAAGTCCCGCGAGAACCAGGGCAATCCGCCGCAGGCGCTGTTCGACGCGATGGGCAAGTACATGGAGGAGTTCGCCGCTACCGGCCGACTGGTGTCGACCGGAGGGCTGCTGCCGACGTCGGCGGGCGCCACCGTGCGGGCCTCGGGCGGGCAGATCATCGTGTCGGACGGGCCGTTCGCGGAGGCCACCGAGGTCATCGGCGGGTACGCGATCGTCGAGTACGACTCGCTCGAGGACGCGGTCGCCGGCGCGAAGGACTTCATCCAACTGCACGTCGACCACTGGCCGGGGTGGGAGGGCGAGTCCGAGATCCGCCAGATCGCCGACTTCTGA
- a CDS encoding RNA polymerase sigma factor → MGSDDIVARIWREQSSRVVGALLRMTHDLDLAEDLAADALVAALEQWPDAGVPDNPGAWLMSVAKRRAVDHFRRADRFQQLAAQIGRTTLGRDSEETVVPDFDAAVDHIEDDVLRLMLVTCHPALTTESQIALTLRLLGGLTTKEIGRAFLVPEPTVVRRITRAKRTLAEAGIELDSLDRTEQMRRLPAVLQVIYLIFTEGYSATAGDDWMRPALCDEAIRLAGLVVGIVPREPEPQALLALMYLQASRLPARTDPGGAPVLLADQDRSRWNQLAIRRGSDALDACRRAGGAHGVYALQAAIAAEHATAPSAEATDWTKIAGFYDELALATPSPVVRLNRAVAHGMADGPAAGLRLVDELAGEPALREYHLLPSVRGDLLAKLGRREEARAEFERAAGLARNARERAFLLERAAAAE, encoded by the coding sequence GTGGGCTCCGACGACATCGTGGCGAGGATCTGGCGCGAGCAATCGTCCCGAGTGGTGGGCGCACTGCTGCGGATGACCCACGATCTCGACCTGGCCGAGGACCTCGCGGCCGACGCGCTGGTGGCCGCGCTGGAGCAGTGGCCGGACGCCGGGGTGCCCGACAACCCGGGCGCCTGGCTGATGTCTGTGGCCAAGCGCCGTGCCGTCGACCACTTCCGCCGGGCGGACCGGTTCCAGCAGCTCGCGGCGCAGATCGGCCGGACCACCCTCGGCCGAGACAGCGAGGAGACCGTCGTGCCGGACTTCGACGCCGCGGTCGACCACATCGAAGACGACGTGCTGCGGCTGATGCTCGTCACGTGCCACCCCGCCCTCACCACCGAGTCCCAGATCGCGCTGACGCTCCGGCTGCTCGGCGGACTCACCACGAAAGAGATCGGCCGCGCGTTCCTGGTGCCGGAACCGACCGTGGTTCGTCGGATCACCCGGGCCAAGCGGACGCTGGCCGAGGCGGGCATCGAGCTCGACAGCCTCGACCGCACGGAGCAAATGCGCCGGCTGCCCGCGGTCCTGCAGGTGATCTACCTGATCTTCACCGAGGGTTACTCGGCGACGGCCGGTGACGACTGGATGCGTCCGGCGCTCTGCGACGAAGCCATCCGGCTCGCCGGGCTGGTCGTCGGCATCGTGCCCAGGGAGCCGGAGCCGCAGGCGCTACTCGCGTTGATGTACCTCCAGGCTTCGCGGCTACCGGCGCGCACCGACCCGGGCGGCGCTCCGGTGCTCCTCGCCGATCAGGACCGCAGCCGCTGGAACCAGCTGGCGATCCGCCGCGGCTCGGACGCGCTGGACGCCTGCCGCCGCGCCGGTGGTGCGCACGGCGTCTACGCGTTGCAGGCGGCGATCGCGGCCGAACATGCGACCGCGCCGAGCGCCGAGGCCACCGATTGGACGAAGATCGCGGGCTTCTACGACGAGCTGGCCCTGGCTACCCCCTCGCCGGTCGTCCGGCTCAACCGGGCCGTCGCGCACGGCATGGCCGACGGACCGGCGGCCGGGCTACGTCTGGTGGACGAGCTGGCGGGCGAACCCGCGCTGCGGGAGTACCACCTGCTGCCGAGCGTCCGGGGTGACCTGCTCGCCAAGCTCGGGCGGCGTGAGGAGGCCAGGGCGGAGTTCGAGCGGGCGGCCGGGCTGGCCCGCAACGCCCGGGAGCGCGCGTTCCTGCTGGAACGGGCGGCGGCTGCCGAGTAG
- a CDS encoding VOC family protein, whose protein sequence is MTDPLDALRDPDPREAPDPDFAAALRARLEEALGRPLPLRHGRPVELRPADALDDVLQSAFDEAEEALMNTPIPIQEFTPYLSVPDGRRAIAFYTEAFGAELVDEPVIMPDGKLGHATLRIGTTRLFLAEEFPEMNLRAPSSLGGVSVTLHLSFASDDDVDAVAERAVAAGAMLERAVVPGPYGRAGVVVDPAGHRWFLLAEPTS, encoded by the coding sequence ATGACTGATCCGCTGGACGCTCTTCGCGACCCGGACCCGCGCGAGGCGCCGGACCCGGATTTCGCCGCCGCGCTGCGGGCCCGTCTGGAGGAGGCCCTGGGTCGGCCGCTACCGCTCCGCCACGGGCGTCCGGTCGAACTCCGCCCGGCCGATGCGCTCGACGACGTTCTGCAGTCCGCGTTCGACGAGGCCGAGGAGGCCCTGATGAACACCCCGATCCCGATCCAGGAGTTCACCCCGTACCTCTCGGTGCCCGACGGCCGCCGGGCCATCGCGTTCTACACCGAGGCGTTCGGTGCCGAACTCGTCGACGAGCCGGTCATCATGCCGGACGGCAAGCTCGGCCACGCGACGCTGCGTATCGGCACCACCCGGCTCTTCCTCGCCGAGGAGTTCCCGGAGATGAACCTGCGCGCGCCGTCGAGCCTCGGCGGCGTCAGCGTCACGCTGCACCTGTCGTTCGCCTCCGACGACGACGTGGACGCCGTGGCGGAGCGCGCCGTCGCCGCGGGAGCCATGCTGGAGCGAGCCGTCGTCCCCGGACCGTACGGCCGGGCCGGAGTGGTCGTCGACCCGGCCGGCCACCGCTGGTTCCTCCTGGCCGAGCCCACGTCGTAG
- a CDS encoding TetR family transcriptional regulator, with protein sequence MTTGLRERKRRRTHDTISAVAISLFLERGFDDVSVADIAEAAEVSKPTLFRYFPSKEDLVLHRIADHQGEAARIVRERGDVVEPIDALHRHFVDGLARRDPVTGLNDHPEVLAFHRMVFGTRALAARVVAYAEADEVALAEALAETASPGPVPVAAALHAAQIVAVQRVLARENWRQLIEGRAASDLYPDAVAAADYAFASLRE encoded by the coding sequence GTGACGACGGGACTTCGCGAGCGGAAACGGCGGCGGACGCACGACACGATCTCGGCGGTCGCCATCTCGCTCTTCCTCGAGCGCGGATTCGACGACGTTTCGGTGGCCGACATCGCCGAGGCCGCCGAGGTGTCCAAGCCGACGTTGTTCCGGTACTTCCCGAGCAAGGAAGACCTGGTGCTGCACCGGATCGCCGATCACCAGGGGGAAGCGGCGCGGATCGTCCGGGAGCGCGGTGACGTGGTCGAGCCGATCGACGCGCTGCACCGGCACTTCGTCGACGGCCTGGCGCGCCGGGATCCGGTGACCGGGCTCAACGACCACCCGGAGGTCCTCGCGTTCCACCGCATGGTGTTCGGTACCCGGGCGCTCGCGGCTCGGGTGGTCGCGTATGCGGAGGCGGACGAGGTTGCACTGGCCGAAGCGCTGGCGGAGACGGCGTCGCCCGGGCCGGTGCCGGTGGCGGCCGCTCTGCACGCCGCGCAGATCGTCGCCGTTCAACGCGTGCTGGCCCGGGAGAACTGGCGTCAGCTCATCGAGGGCAGGGCGGCGTCCGACCTCTACCCGGACGCGGTCGCGGCGGCCGACTACGCATTCGCGTCGCTACGGGAATGA